In Humulus lupulus chromosome 6, drHumLupu1.1, whole genome shotgun sequence, a single genomic region encodes these proteins:
- the LOC133782319 gene encoding plasma membrane ATPase 4: MGGDKAISLEEIKNETVDLERIPIDEVFEQLKCSKEGLSSEEGANRLQIFGPNKLEEKKESKVLKFLGFMWNPLSWVMEAAALMAIVLANGDGRPPDWQDFVGIICLLVINSTISFIEENNAGNAAAALMAGLAPKTKVLRDGKWSEQDAAILVPGDIISIKLGDIVPADARLLEGDPLKIDQSALTGESLPVTKSPGDEVFSGSTCKQGEIEAVVIATGVHTFFGKAAHLVDSTNQVGHFQKVLTAIGNFCICSIAVGMLIELVVMYPIQDRKYRDGIDNLLVLLIGGIPIAMPTVLSVTMAIGSHRLSQQGAITKRMTAIEEMAGMDVLCSDKTGTLTLNKLSVDINLIEVFVKDADKQHVMLLAARASRTENQDAIDAAIVGMLADPKEARAGVREIHFLPFNPVDKRTALTYIDSSGNWHRASKGAPEQILSLCNCKEDFKRKVHAVIDKFAERGLRSLAVSRQEVPEKSKESAGSAWQFVGLLPLFDPPRHDSAETIRRALNLGVNVKMITGDQLAIAKETGRRLGMGTNMYPSSSLLGQDKDANIAAIPVEELIEKADGFAGVFPEHKYEIVKKLQERKHICGMTGDGVNDAPALKKADIGIAVADATDAARGASDIVLTEPGLSVIISAVLTSRAIFQRMKNYTIYAVSITIRIVFGFMFIALIWKFDFSPFMVLIIAILNDGTIMTISKDRVKPSPLPDSWKLKEIFATGVVLGGYLALMTVVFFWLIKETDFFTDKFGVKSLRKSPFAEHEMMAALYLQVSIVSQALIFVTRSRSWSFLERPGLLLVVAFLIAQLVATLIAVYADWNFARIKGISWGWAGVIWLYSIVFYVPLDIMKFAIRYILSGKAWNNLLDNKTAFTTKKDYGKEEREAQWALAQRTLHGLQPPESNNIFPEKSSYRELSEIAEQAKRRAEVARLRELHTLKGHVESVVKLKGLDIDTIQQHYTV; the protein is encoded by the exons ATGGGGGGTGACAAAGCAATCTCGCTGGAGGAGATCAAGAACGAGACTGTTGATCTG GAGCGCATTCCAATCGACGAAGTGTTTGAGCAATTAAAATGTTCCAAGGAGGGTTTATCCTCAGAAGAAGGAGCCAACAGGCTTCAGATCTTTGGCCCCAACAAGCTGGAAGAGAAAAAG GAAAGCAAGGTActgaaatttttggggttcatgtGGAATCCCCTGTCATGGGTCATGGAGGCTGCAGCTCTCATGGCAATTGTTCTTGCAAATGGAGATGGGAGGCCTCCAGATTGGCAGGACTTTGTTGGTATTATTTGCTTGCTTGTTATCAATTCAACCATCAGTTTCATTGAAGAAAACAATGCAGGAAACGCAGCTGCTGCCCTCATGGCTGGTCTTGCTCCCAAGACAAAG GTGCTGAGAGATGGTAAATGGAGTGAGCAAGATGCTGCGATTTTAGTTCCAGGTGACATCATTAGCATCAAATTGGGAGATATTGTCCCAGCTGATGCTCGCCTTCTTGAGGGTGATCCTTTAAAGATTGACCAATCTGCTCTCACTGGAGAATCACTTCCTGTGACCAAGAGTCCTGGAGATGAAGTTTTCTCAGGTTCAACTTGCAAACAAGGTGAAATTGAAGCTGTTGTTATTGCAACCGGTGTCCATACTTTCTTTGGAAAGGCAGCACATCTTGTGGACAGCACCAACCAAGTAGGACACTTCCAAAAGGTTCTCACTGCTATTGGAAACTTCTGTATCTGCTCCATCGCAGTTGGAATGCTGATTGAGCTTGTAGTTATGTACCCAATTCAGGACCGCAAATATAGAGATGGAATCGACAATCTCCTTGTTCTCTTGATTGGAGGTATTCCAATTGCTATGCCCACTGTCTTGTCTGTGACAATGGCTATCGGTTCCCACAGGTTGTCTCAGCAAGGTGCCATCACCAAGAGAATGACTGCTATTGAAGAAATGGCTGGTATGGATGTCCTTTGCAGTGACAAGACAGGGACACTGACTCTTAACAAGCTTAGTGTTGATATAAACTTGATAGAGGTGTTTGTAAAGGATGCTGACAAACAACATGTGATGCTGCTTGCTGCAAGGGCATCTAGAACTGAAAACCAGGATGCCATTGATGCTGCTATTGTTGGAATGCTTGCTGACCCAAAAGAG GCAAGAGCTGGAGTTAGAGAGATTCACTTTTTGCCGTTCAACCCTGTGGACAAGAGAACTGCTTTGACTTACATTGACTCTAGTGGAAACTGGCACAGAGCAAGCAAGGGTGCCCCTGAGCAG ATATTGAGTCTATGCAACTGCAAAGAGGACTTCAAAAGAAAAGTTCATGCTGTCATTGATAAGTTTGCTGAGCGTGGGCTTCGTTCATTGGCTGTTTCCAGACAG GAAGTGCCTGAGAAAAGCAAGGAGAGTGCTGGAAGTGCATGGCAATTTGTTGGTTTATTACCGCTTTTTGATCCTCCTAGACATGACAGTGCAGAAACTATCCGCAGAGCACTTAACCTTGGTGTTAATGTCAAGATGATTACAG GTGATCAGCTTGCCATTGCCAAAGAGACTGGTCGTAGACTTGGAATGGGAACAAACATGTATCCATCTTCTTCCTTACTTGGTCAAGACAAAGATGCAAACATAGCTGCAATTCCTGTAGAAGAGTTGATTGAGAAAGCAGATGGATTTGCTGGAGTGTTTCCAg AGCACAAGTACGAAATTGTGAAGAAGTTGCAGGAGAGGAAGCACATTTGTGGAATGACAGGTGATGGTGTCAATGATGCCCCTGCCCTAAAGAAGGCAGATATTGGAATTGCTGTTGCTGATGCTACTGATGCTGCACGAGGTGCTTCTGACATTGTTCTCACTGAACCTGGATTGAGTGTCATCATCAGTGCAGTGTTGACAAGCAGAGCAATTTTCCAGCGGATGAAGAACTACACA ATCTATGCAGTTTCGATCACAATTCGTATAGTG TTCGGTTTCATGTTCATTGCTCTCATATGGAAGTTCGACTTTTCTCCATTCATGGTTTTGATCATTGCCATATTGAATGATG GGACAATCATGACAATCTCAAAGGATAGAGTGAAGCCATCTCCATTGCCCGATAGCTGGAAACTCAAAGAAATTTTTGCCACTGGAGTTGTTCTTGGAGGTTACTTGGCCTTGATGACTGTTGTATTCTTTTGGTTGATAAAGGAAACTGACTTTTTCACA GACAAATTTGGTGTGAAATCTCTAAGGAAGAGTCCTTTTGCCGAGCATGAAATGATGGCTGCTCTATACCTGCAAGTGAGTATTGTCAGCCAGGCGCTCATTTTTGTAACTCGCTCACGCAGCTGGTCCTTCCTTGAACGCCCTGGATTGCTACTGGTCGTTGCTTTCCTGATTGCGCAGCTG GTTGCAACTTTGATAGCTGTCTATGCCGACTGGAATTTTGCAAGAATTAAAGGAATCAGTTGGGGATGGGCTGGAGTCATCTGGCTTTACAGCATTGTCTTCTATGTGCCACTAGACATAATGAAGTTTGCCATCCGTTACATCTTAAGTGGAAAGGCTTGGAATAACTTGCTAGACAACAAG ACTGCCTTCACCACCAAGAAGGATTACGGTAAAGAGGAAAGAGAAGCTCAATGGGCTCTTGCTCAGAGAACCTTACATGGACTTCAACCACCAGAATCTAACAACATCTTCCCTGAAAAGAGCAGCTACAGAGAACTTTCTGAGATCGCCGAGCAGGCCAAGAGACGAGCTGAAGTTGCAAG GCTTCGTGAGCTTCACACACTAAAGGGACATGTTGAATCAGTGGTGAAGCTAAAGGGGCTGGACATTGACACAATCCAGCAGCATTACACCGTGTGA